Proteins encoded in a region of the Pseudomonas denitrificans (nom. rej.) genome:
- the cgtA gene encoding Obg family GTPase CgtA, which translates to MKFVDEVSIHVKAGDGGNGLMSFRREKFIEKGGPNGGDGGDGGSVYLEADENLNTLVDYRYTRRFDAQRGENGGSKDCTGAKGDDLVLPVPVGTTIIDANTQEIIGDLTTAGQRIMVAQGGWHGLGNTRFKSSTNRAPRQTTPGKPGDARDLKLELKVLADVGLLGLPNAGKSTFIRAVSAAKPKVADYPFTTLVPNLGVVSVGRFKSFVVADIPGLIEGAAEGAGLGIRFLKHLARTRLLLHIVDMAPLDESDPADAAETIVHELEKFSPALTERDRWLVLNKMDQILEPEEQERRKQAVVERLGWEGPVYVISALEREGTEKLSQDIMKYLDERTLRIEEEPAYGEALAALDQRIEDEARARLQALDDARALRRSGLKNVDDADDDDFEDDEDDGDGPEIFYVP; encoded by the coding sequence ATGAAATTCGTCGACGAAGTATCCATCCACGTGAAAGCCGGTGACGGCGGCAACGGCCTCATGAGCTTCCGCCGCGAGAAGTTCATCGAGAAAGGCGGTCCCAACGGCGGTGACGGTGGCGACGGCGGCTCGGTGTACCTCGAGGCCGACGAGAACCTGAACACCCTGGTGGACTACCGCTACACCCGTCGTTTCGACGCCCAGCGTGGCGAGAATGGCGGCAGCAAGGACTGCACTGGCGCCAAGGGTGACGATCTCGTCCTGCCCGTGCCGGTCGGTACCACCATCATCGATGCCAACACTCAGGAAATCATCGGTGACCTGACCACTGCCGGTCAGCGCATCATGGTTGCCCAGGGCGGCTGGCACGGCCTGGGTAATACCCGCTTCAAGTCCAGCACCAACCGTGCGCCGCGCCAGACCACGCCGGGCAAGCCTGGTGATGCGCGTGACCTCAAGCTGGAGCTGAAGGTCCTGGCGGACGTCGGTCTGCTCGGTCTGCCGAACGCGGGCAAGAGCACCTTCATCCGTGCGGTGTCCGCCGCCAAGCCGAAGGTCGCCGACTATCCCTTCACCACCCTGGTGCCGAACCTGGGCGTGGTCAGCGTGGGGCGCTTCAAGAGCTTCGTGGTCGCCGACATCCCTGGCCTGATCGAGGGTGCTGCCGAAGGCGCCGGCCTGGGCATCCGCTTCCTCAAGCACCTGGCGCGTACCCGTCTGCTGCTGCACATCGTCGACATGGCGCCGCTGGATGAGAGTGATCCGGCCGATGCCGCGGAAACCATCGTCCACGAGCTGGAGAAATTCAGCCCGGCGCTGACCGAGCGTGATCGCTGGCTGGTGCTGAACAAGATGGACCAGATCCTCGAGCCTGAGGAGCAGGAGCGTCGCAAGCAGGCCGTGGTCGAGCGTCTGGGCTGGGAAGGTCCGGTCTATGTGATCTCCGCCCTGGAGCGTGAAGGCACCGAGAAGCTGAGCCAGGACATCATGAAGTACCTCGACGAGCGCACCTTGCGCATCGAGGAGGAGCCGGCCTATGGCGAAGCCCTGGCGGCCCTGGATCAGCGCATCGAAGACGAGGCTCGTGCCCGTCTGCAGGCTCTGGACGATGCTCGTGCACTGCGTCGCTCCGGTCTGAAGAATGTCGACGATGCGGATGACGATGATTTCGAGGATGACGAAGACGACGGCGATGGGCCGGAAATCTTCTACGTGCCTTGA
- the murJ gene encoding murein biosynthesis integral membrane protein MurJ — translation MNLLKSLAAVSSMTMISRVLGFVRDTIVARMFGAGMATDAFFVAFKLPNLLRRIFAEGAFSQAFVPILAEYKTQQGEEATRTFIAYVSGLLTLILALVTALGMLAAPWVIWVTAPGFVDSPEKFELTSALLRVTFPYILLISLASLAGAILNTWNRFSVPAFVPTLLNVSMILFALFLTPYFDPPIMALGWAVLAGGLAQLLYQLPHLKKIGMLVLPRINLRDSGVWRVLKQMGPAILGVSVSQISLIINTIFASFLVAGSVSWMYYADRLMELPSGVLGVALGTILLPSLAKTYASDDRHEYSRLMDWGLRLCFLLVLPCSLALAVIAEPLTVALFQYGKFSAHDAQMTQHALIAYAVGLLGIILVKVLAPGFYARQNIKTPVKIALFTLVSTQLMNLVFIGPLKHAGLALAISLAACLNAGLLFWQLRKQQLFEPQAGWGKFIAKLVVAVLVMCAVLIGMMHFMPAWDQGGMPIRLVRLGALVVAGVVAYFGMLAILGFRLRDFSRRAVL, via the coding sequence ATGAACCTACTCAAGTCGCTGGCCGCGGTCAGCTCGATGACCATGATCTCGCGGGTGCTCGGCTTCGTGCGCGACACGATCGTCGCGCGCATGTTCGGTGCCGGCATGGCGACCGACGCTTTCTTCGTCGCCTTCAAACTGCCCAACCTGCTGCGCCGCATCTTCGCCGAGGGGGCGTTCTCCCAGGCCTTCGTGCCGATCCTGGCCGAGTACAAGACCCAGCAGGGAGAGGAGGCGACCCGTACCTTCATCGCCTATGTGTCCGGCCTGCTGACCCTGATCCTGGCGCTGGTCACCGCGCTGGGCATGCTCGCCGCGCCCTGGGTGATCTGGGTGACGGCGCCCGGCTTCGTCGATTCGCCGGAGAAGTTCGAACTCACCAGTGCCCTGCTGCGGGTGACCTTCCCTTATATCCTGCTGATCTCGCTGGCCTCCCTGGCGGGGGCGATCCTCAATACCTGGAACCGCTTCTCGGTGCCGGCCTTCGTGCCGACTCTGCTGAACGTCAGCATGATCCTCTTCGCGCTGTTCCTCACGCCGTACTTCGACCCGCCGATCATGGCGCTGGGCTGGGCGGTGCTGGCCGGCGGCCTGGCACAGCTGCTCTACCAGCTGCCGCACCTGAAGAAGATCGGCATGCTGGTGCTGCCGCGCATCAACCTGCGCGATTCCGGTGTCTGGCGCGTGCTCAAGCAGATGGGCCCGGCGATCCTCGGCGTCTCGGTCAGCCAGATCTCGCTGATCATCAACACCATCTTCGCTTCCTTCCTGGTTGCCGGTTCCGTGTCCTGGATGTACTACGCGGATCGGCTGATGGAGCTGCCGTCCGGCGTGCTCGGCGTGGCGCTGGGCACCATCCTGCTGCCGTCGCTGGCCAAGACCTACGCCAGCGACGACCGCCACGAGTATTCGCGGCTGATGGACTGGGGCCTGCGCCTGTGCTTCCTGCTGGTGCTGCCGTGCTCCCTGGCGCTGGCGGTTATTGCCGAGCCGCTGACCGTCGCGCTGTTCCAGTACGGCAAGTTCAGCGCCCATGACGCCCAGATGACCCAGCATGCGCTGATCGCCTACGCGGTCGGCCTGCTCGGCATCATCCTGGTGAAGGTACTGGCGCCGGGGTTCTATGCGCGGCAGAACATCAAGACGCCGGTGAAGATCGCGCTGTTTACCCTGGTGTCCACCCAGTTGATGAACCTGGTGTTCATCGGCCCGCTCAAGCACGCAGGGTTGGCGCTGGCGATCAGCCTGGCGGCCTGTCTGAACGCCGGCCTGCTGTTCTGGCAACTGCGCAAGCAGCAGTTGTTCGAGCCGCAGGCGGGCTGGGGCAAGTTCATCGCCAAATTAGTCGTAGCTGTACTGGTGATGTGCGCGGTGCTGATCGGCATGATGCACTTCATGCCGGCCTGGGATCAGGGCGGCATGCCGATTCGCCTGGTGCGCCTGGGCGCGCTGGTGGTGGCCGGTGTGGTCGCCTATTTCGGTATGCTGGCGATCCTTGGCTTCCGCTTGCGGGACTTCTCCCGCCGCGCGGTGCTGTAA
- the rpsT gene encoding 30S ribosomal protein S20: MANTPSAKKRAKQAEKRRSHNASLRSMVRTYIKNVVKAVDAKDLPKAQAALVAAVPVIDRMADKGIIHKNKAARHKSRLNAHVKALATA, encoded by the coding sequence GTGGCCAACACACCTTCCGCCAAAAAACGCGCCAAACAGGCTGAGAAGCGTCGCAGCCACAACGCCAGCCTGCGTTCCATGGTTCGTACCTACATCAAGAACGTAGTCAAAGCAGTCGACGCCAAGGACCTGCCGAAGGCCCAGGCCGCTCTGGTTGCTGCTGTACCGGTCATCGACCGTATGGCCGACAAAGGCATCATCCACAAGAACAAGGCCGCTCGTCACAAGAGCCGCCTGAACGCCCACGTGAAGGCCCTGGCCACCGCGTAA
- the proB gene encoding glutamate 5-kinase, protein MREKVTGAKRWVVKIGSALLTADGRGLDRDAMAVWVEQMVALHCAGVELVLVSSGAVAAGMSRLGWVSRPSDMHELQAAAAVGQMGLVQAWESSFGVHGLQTAQVLLTHDDLSDRKRYLNGRNTLRTLVDLGVIPVINENDTVVTDEIRFGDNDTLAALVANLVEADLLVILTDRDGMFDADPRNNPDAELIFEARADDPALDAVAGGTGGALGRGGMQTKLRAARLAARSGAHTVIVGGRIERVLDRLRVGERLGTLLTPEQSRKAARKQWLAGHLQMRGTLVLDDGAVKALSQDHKSLLPVGVKAVQGSFRRGEMVVCVDQQGREIARGLANYSALEAQKIIGQPTDAIEGMLGYVDGPELVHRDNLVLV, encoded by the coding sequence ATGCGTGAGAAGGTCACTGGCGCCAAGCGCTGGGTAGTCAAGATTGGCAGTGCGTTGCTGACCGCCGATGGTCGCGGTCTGGATCGTGATGCCATGGCGGTATGGGTCGAGCAGATGGTCGCGCTGCATTGCGCGGGCGTTGAGCTGGTTCTTGTGTCCTCGGGCGCCGTCGCGGCGGGCATGAGCCGCCTGGGTTGGGTTTCCCGACCTAGTGACATGCACGAGCTGCAGGCGGCCGCCGCGGTGGGGCAGATGGGCCTGGTCCAGGCCTGGGAGTCCAGCTTCGGCGTGCATGGCCTGCAGACCGCGCAGGTGCTGCTGACTCATGACGACCTGTCCGACCGCAAGCGCTACCTGAACGGGCGCAACACCCTGCGCACGCTGGTCGATCTCGGCGTGATCCCGGTGATCAACGAGAACGATACCGTCGTCACTGACGAGATCCGTTTCGGCGACAACGACACCCTGGCGGCGTTGGTGGCCAACCTGGTCGAGGCTGACCTGCTGGTGATCCTCACTGATCGCGACGGCATGTTCGACGCCGACCCGCGCAACAATCCCGATGCCGAGCTGATCTTCGAGGCTCGCGCTGATGATCCTGCTCTGGATGCGGTGGCTGGCGGTACCGGTGGTGCGCTGGGTCGTGGCGGTATGCAGACCAAGCTGCGCGCTGCCCGTCTGGCGGCGCGTTCCGGCGCGCACACCGTTATCGTTGGTGGTCGTATCGAGCGTGTGCTGGATCGCCTGCGTGTTGGTGAGCGGCTCGGCACGCTGCTGACTCCCGAGCAGAGCCGCAAGGCGGCGCGCAAGCAGTGGCTGGCGGGGCATCTGCAGATGCGCGGCACGCTGGTGCTGGACGATGGCGCAGTGAAGGCTCTGTCGCAGGATCACAAGAGTCTGTTGCCGGTCGGCGTGAAGGCCGTGCAGGGCAGCTTCCGTCGCGGAGAGATGGTGGTCTGTGTGGATCAGCAGGGTCGCGAGATTGCTCGTGGCCTGGCGAACTACAGCGCTCTCGAGGCGCAGAAGATCATCGGCCAGCCGACCGATGCCATTGAAGGCATGCTTGGCTATGTTGATGGTCCGGAGTTGGTGCACCGCGACAACCTGGTGCTCGTCTGA
- a CDS encoding CreA family protein: MRKGLMAALMLLPALARADVVGEVSTVFKWVGPNDKIVVEAFDDPKVQGVSCYLSRAKTGGVKGGLGLAEDRAEASISCRQVGPIRFAGELKDGEVVFQQRTSLVFKTMQVVRFFDKKRNALVYLVYSDRVIEGSPQNAVTAIPIMPWPEK, from the coding sequence ATGCGCAAGGGATTGATGGCGGCGCTGATGCTGCTGCCGGCGCTGGCCCGGGCCGACGTGGTCGGTGAAGTGTCCACCGTCTTCAAGTGGGTCGGGCCGAACGACAAGATCGTCGTCGAGGCTTTCGATGACCCGAAGGTGCAGGGTGTCAGTTGCTACCTGTCTCGCGCCAAGACGGGTGGTGTGAAGGGTGGGCTTGGGCTGGCGGAGGATCGCGCCGAGGCGTCGATCTCCTGTCGTCAGGTCGGGCCGATCCGTTTTGCCGGCGAGTTGAAGGATGGCGAGGTAGTCTTCCAGCAGCGCACTTCGCTGGTATTCAAGACCATGCAGGTGGTGCGCTTCTTCGACAAGAAGCGCAATGCGCTGGTCTATCTGGTCTACAGCGACCGGGTGATCGAAGGTAGTCCGCAGAATGCGGTGACGGCGATTCCGATCATGCCGTGGCCTGAGAAGTAA
- the ribF gene encoding bifunctional riboflavin kinase/FAD synthetase: MQLLRGLHNLRPLSGGCVATIGNFDGVHLGHQAILGRLRERSLELGVPSCVVIFEPQPREYFAPDAAPVRLTRLREKLELLRQYGVDFVLCLAFNRRLRELSAAEFVRQVLVEGLRVRHLEVGDDFRFGCDRSGDFAFLVNASAEQGFTVEAATTVEVDGMRVSSSRIRKDLADGDLHRVERLLGRPYSLGGRVLHGQKLGRTLGSPTANIQLKRRKAPLNGVYLVSTMVAGQRRNGVANIGTRPSVNGDGRPHLEVHLLDFAGDLYGQHLDITFHQKLRDEQRFASLEALKAAILADIAAARAYWLGQPLD; this comes from the coding sequence ATGCAGCTGCTTCGAGGCCTTCACAACCTGCGGCCCCTGTCCGGGGGCTGTGTCGCCACCATCGGTAACTTCGACGGCGTCCATCTCGGCCACCAGGCGATCCTGGGGCGTCTGCGCGAGCGGTCGCTGGAGCTGGGCGTGCCCAGCTGCGTGGTGATCTTCGAGCCGCAGCCGCGCGAATACTTCGCTCCCGATGCCGCTCCGGTGCGCCTGACGCGCCTGCGCGAGAAGCTCGAACTGCTGCGCCAGTACGGCGTCGACTTCGTTCTCTGCCTGGCCTTCAACCGCCGTCTGCGCGAGTTGTCGGCCGCCGAGTTCGTCCGCCAGGTGCTGGTGGAGGGCCTGCGGGTCCGCCATCTGGAAGTGGGCGACGATTTCCGCTTCGGCTGCGACCGCTCCGGCGACTTCGCCTTCCTGGTCAACGCCAGCGCGGAGCAGGGCTTCACCGTCGAAGCCGCGACCACCGTGGAAGTCGACGGCATGCGCGTGAGCAGCTCGCGTATCCGCAAGGACCTGGCCGATGGCGACCTGCATAGGGTCGAGCGCCTGCTGGGTCGTCCGTACAGCCTGGGCGGCCGCGTGCTGCACGGGCAGAAGCTGGGTCGCACGCTGGGCTCGCCCACCGCGAACATCCAGCTCAAGCGCCGCAAGGCGCCGCTCAACGGCGTTTACCTGGTCAGCACGATGGTGGCTGGCCAGCGCCGCAACGGGGTTGCCAACATCGGCACCCGACCGTCTGTGAATGGCGACGGCCGGCCCCACCTGGAAGTGCATCTGCTGGATTTCGCTGGCGATCTCTACGGCCAGCATCTGGACATCACTTTCCACCAGAAGCTGCGTGATGAGCAGCGTTTCGCCTCGCTCGAGGCACTCAAGGCGGCCATCCTCGCCGACATCGCCGCCGCCCGGGCCTACTGGCTGGGCCAACCGCTTGATTGA